The following proteins are encoded in a genomic region of Syntrophotaleaceae bacterium:
- a CDS encoding SHOCT domain-containing protein codes for MRQKNVKSDCRTTLRRLAFAALALVILTGCSGSFLAGNKEDPSNYIWKHRDQYVRVEKQDRLTDTTPPNDHPVTIPAQQIENILGSLDAEYVEKGKLLPIFTSKEVVILSEAISTGLATAKTREDVTFAIAGVHRDFISFNSDRQYVTGRVFFVDGKLNLIIGDLHKPYIDNVERRLYPLEPGTRMYKAPDPRKPAPVAWKPVPMAGLETPTIAGVERPDWMVLNTDPQLWKTAVAQKKEAKETAKEAFREASEVRETSAQLEAEQQQLRSEIQEMKQTIEQMKQAPPAAAPTAAPSVAPAAPVSGDMKKIEDRLEILQRIREKGWITEQEYQAKKKEILDSF; via the coding sequence ATGAGGCAAAAAAACGTTAAAAGTGATTGCAGAACAACTTTGCGGCGCCTGGCGTTCGCAGCCCTGGCGTTGGTGATCCTCACCGGCTGCAGCGGCTCTTTCCTTGCCGGCAACAAAGAAGACCCGAGCAACTATATCTGGAAACATCGGGATCAGTACGTACGCGTTGAAAAACAGGATCGCCTTACGGACACAACTCCGCCCAATGATCATCCCGTAACAATCCCCGCACAACAGATCGAGAACATTCTCGGTTCTCTCGATGCTGAATATGTTGAAAAAGGGAAACTATTACCCATTTTCACCTCAAAAGAGGTGGTCATTCTTTCCGAGGCGATCAGCACCGGCCTTGCAACTGCAAAGACCAGGGAAGATGTCACCTTCGCCATCGCCGGAGTCCACAGAGATTTTATTTCATTCAACAGCGATCGCCAATACGTGACTGGTCGGGTCTTCTTTGTAGATGGAAAACTTAACCTCATAATCGGTGATCTCCATAAACCTTATATCGACAATGTTGAGCGTCGGTTATATCCACTGGAACCCGGAACCCGCATGTATAAAGCGCCTGATCCCAGAAAACCGGCACCCGTGGCGTGGAAACCGGTTCCCATGGCCGGCCTGGAAACCCCAACCATTGCTGGGGTGGAGCGGCCGGACTGGATGGTGTTGAACACCGACCCACAGCTTTGGAAAACGGCTGTCGCCCAAAAAAAAGAGGCCAAGGAAACAGCCAAAGAGGCTTTCCGCGAAGCCAGCGAAGTACGAGAAACCAGTGCCCAGCTTGAAGCCGAACAGCAGCAGTTGCGCTCCGAAATTCAGGAGATGAAACAGACCATCGAGCAGATGAAACAGGCTCCGCCCGCTGCCGCTCCCACGGCCGCCCCATCGGTGGCACCTGCCGCACCTGTGTCCGGTGATATGAAAAAGATCGAGGACCGCCTTGAAATTCTGCAAAGAATCCGGGAGAAGGGCTGGATCACGGAACAGGAGTACCAGGCCAAGAAAAAGGAAATTCTCGACAGTTTCTGA